The Streptomyces sp. NL15-2K genome contains a region encoding:
- a CDS encoding M12 family metallopeptidase, whose protein sequence is MTARYCSLAQQPAPAFAAGLAAERLSALIGGSRMWVNSTVLHYYFFDDDTDGSVIAVPGTGATRRVSWAGAKEQQDVVRECFQEWQDLGIGVSFAEVGDRSEAELRIGFQLGDGSWSTVGKDALRVGLHERTMNFGWDLTAPGERGTALHEIGHALGMLHEHQSPFAGIHWDDEAVYADLAGPPNFWNRDRTFFNILRKLDRDEVNGSVWDPHSIMQYPFSSGLILEPEQYRAGLHPPGTLSAADKEFVLRWYPPAVPPRPPALVPFRSAPLGLGPGEQADFVVEPPETREYTVGTFGDSDTVVVVFEERDGEPRYLTGQDDGGTPRNATIKAHLVKGRRYFVRVRLYSGWGSGETAVMCW, encoded by the coding sequence ATGACCGCACGCTACTGCTCCCTCGCGCAGCAGCCCGCCCCCGCTTTCGCGGCCGGGCTGGCCGCCGAGCGGCTCAGTGCGCTCATCGGCGGAAGCCGTATGTGGGTCAACAGCACCGTGCTGCACTACTACTTCTTCGACGACGACACCGACGGCTCGGTCATCGCCGTCCCCGGCACCGGGGCGACCCGGCGGGTGTCGTGGGCCGGGGCCAAGGAACAGCAGGACGTCGTACGCGAGTGCTTCCAGGAGTGGCAGGACCTCGGCATCGGGGTGTCGTTCGCCGAGGTCGGCGACCGTTCGGAGGCCGAACTGCGTATCGGGTTCCAGCTCGGCGACGGCTCCTGGTCGACCGTGGGCAAGGACGCGCTGCGGGTCGGCCTGCACGAGCGCACCATGAACTTCGGCTGGGACCTGACCGCGCCCGGTGAGCGTGGGACGGCACTGCACGAGATCGGGCACGCGCTCGGCATGCTGCACGAGCATCAGAGCCCGTTCGCCGGCATCCACTGGGACGACGAGGCCGTCTACGCCGATCTGGCGGGCCCGCCGAACTTCTGGAACCGGGACCGGACGTTCTTCAACATCCTGCGCAAGCTCGACCGCGACGAGGTCAACGGTTCCGTCTGGGATCCGCACTCGATCATGCAGTACCCCTTCTCGTCGGGGCTGATCCTGGAGCCGGAACAGTACCGCGCGGGTCTGCACCCGCCGGGCACGCTCTCGGCCGCCGACAAGGAGTTCGTCCTGCGCTGGTACCCGCCGGCCGTTCCGCCGCGGCCGCCGGCGCTGGTGCCCTTCCGGTCGGCACCGCTCGGCCTCGGCCCGGGCGAACAGGCCGACTTCGTCGTCGAGCCGCCGGAGACCCGCGAGTACACCGTGGGCACGTTCGGCGACAGCGACACGGTCGTCGTGGTCTTCGAGGAACGAGACGGCGAGCCCCGCTACCTCACCGGCCAGGACGACGGGGGAACACCGCGCAACGCCACGATCAAGGCCCATCTCGTCAAGGGCCGCCGCTACTTCGTCCGTGTGCGCCTGTACTCCGGCTGGGGTTCGGGGGAAACAGCCGTCATGTGCTGGTGA
- a CDS encoding NtaA/DmoA family FMN-dependent monooxygenase (This protein belongs to a clade of FMN-dependent monooxygenases, within a broader family of flavin-dependent oxidoreductases, the luciferase-like monooxygenase (LMM) family, some of whose members use coenzyme F420 rather than FMN.), producing the protein MSKPLKQIHLAAHFPGVNNTTVWSDPKAGSHIEFSSFAHFARTAERAKFDFLFLAEGLRLREQGGTIYDLDVVGRPDTFTVLAALAAVTEHLGLTGTINSTFNEPYEVARQFASLDHLSGGRSAWNVVTSWDAFTGENFRRGGFLPQQERYSRAKEFLATANELFDSWQVDEIVADPASGTFLREAKAGAFVHTGQHFDIHGQFNVPRSPQGRPVIFQAGDSEEGREFAASDADAIFSRYATLQEGQAFYTDVKNRLAKYGRGHDQLKILPAATFVLGDTDAEAEELAKQVRRQQVSGATAIKHLEFVWNRDLSAYDPDGPLPDIDPDVGEHHIARGRAQVRMYRDPLATARAWRELAAANNWSIRDLVINTGNRQNFVGSPETIARTLNDFVQADASDGFILVPHITPGGLDAFADTVVPLLQEQGVFRTEYEGPTLRDHLGLAHPDDSGSARVAS; encoded by the coding sequence ATGTCCAAGCCCCTGAAGCAGATCCACCTGGCCGCCCACTTCCCCGGCGTCAACAACACCACCGTCTGGAGCGACCCCAAGGCGGGCAGCCACATCGAGTTCAGCTCCTTCGCCCACTTCGCGCGCACCGCCGAACGCGCCAAGTTCGACTTCCTGTTCCTGGCCGAGGGACTCAGGCTGCGCGAACAGGGCGGGACGATCTACGACCTGGACGTCGTCGGCCGCCCCGACACCTTCACCGTCCTGGCCGCGCTCGCCGCCGTCACCGAGCACCTCGGCCTGACCGGCACCATCAACTCCACGTTCAACGAGCCCTACGAGGTCGCCCGCCAGTTCGCGAGCCTGGACCACCTCTCCGGCGGCCGCTCCGCCTGGAACGTCGTCACCTCCTGGGACGCCTTCACCGGCGAGAACTTCCGCCGCGGCGGCTTCCTGCCGCAGCAGGAGCGCTACTCCCGCGCCAAGGAGTTCCTGGCCACCGCGAACGAACTCTTCGACTCCTGGCAGGTTGACGAGATCGTCGCCGACCCGGCGAGTGGCACCTTCCTGCGCGAGGCGAAGGCCGGCGCCTTCGTGCACACCGGGCAGCACTTCGACATCCACGGCCAGTTCAACGTGCCGCGCTCCCCGCAGGGCCGACCGGTGATCTTCCAGGCCGGCGACTCCGAGGAGGGCCGCGAGTTCGCCGCCTCCGACGCCGACGCGATCTTCAGCCGGTACGCCACCCTTCAAGAGGGACAGGCCTTCTACACCGACGTCAAGAACCGCCTGGCCAAGTACGGCCGCGGCCACGACCAGCTCAAGATCCTGCCCGCCGCGACCTTCGTGCTCGGCGACACCGACGCCGAGGCGGAGGAACTGGCCAAGCAGGTGCGCCGGCAGCAGGTCAGCGGGGCCACCGCCATCAAGCACCTCGAATTCGTCTGGAACCGGGACCTGTCGGCGTACGACCCCGACGGCCCGCTTCCCGACATCGACCCCGACGTCGGCGAGCACCACATCGCCCGCGGCCGCGCCCAGGTCCGCATGTACCGCGATCCGCTGGCCACCGCCCGCGCATGGCGCGAACTCGCGGCCGCCAACAACTGGTCGATCCGCGACCTGGTCATCAACACCGGCAACCGGCAGAACTTCGTCGGCTCGCCGGAGACGATCGCCCGGACCCTCAACGACTTCGTCCAGGCCGACGCCAGCGACGGCTTCATCCTCGTCCCGCACATCACCCCCGGCGGCCTCGACGCCTTCGCCGACACGGTCGTCCCGCTGCTCCAGGAACAGGGCGTGTTCCGCACGGAGTACGAGGGCCCGACCCTGCGCGACCACCTCGGCCTCGCCCACCCGGACGACTCAGGGAGCGCACGCGTGGCGTCGTGA